GTGCGTGCCGCCGCAGGCCGAGATGTCCCAGCCGTCTATCTCGACGATTCGGACCGTCTCCGTGGGGTTGGCCCCCTCCCCGAGGTTGAACACGATATCGTCGTCGGCCTCGGCCGTCTCGATGTCCATCTCGTACCACTCGACCTCGCGGTCGTCCCAGACGGCCTCGTTGGCGAGGCGCTGGAAATCGAGCGCGTCCACCTCGTCGGCGTCCGCCTCAGTCGCGAAGTCGAGTCGGACGCGCTCCTCGCCGATGTCGAACCCGCCGTAGCCGTGGCCCCCGAACAGTTTCCGGCCAGCCCCGTAGACCACGTGGCTCGCGGTGTGGGCCCGCATACTGTAGGTCCGGTGCTCGTCGTCCACGTCGCCCGCGACGGTGTCGCCGGGCGCGAAGTCGGGTGCGTCGTCGAGCGTGTGGACCGTCACGCCGTCGCGCTTCTGCACGTCGACGACCTCATACCCGCCGAGCGTCCCGCGGTCCGCGGGTTGGCCGCCGCCCTCGGCGTAGAAGTACGTCTCGTCCAGCGTCACGTCCCGGTCGTCGACCGACCGCACCGTCGCTTCGAACTCGGTCACGTACGGCTCCGCCGCCGAGCGGTTCGTCGGAGTCTCTTCGGTCATGTGCGACGGGTGGCGGCGAGCCCCGATAAACCCCGCGCCGCCCGCAACCCGGGCGAGCGGCGATAGCTTAATCAGGTGGCCGCCGTCGATATGTGGTATGCAGTACCACGAGGCAGCCGACTATCTGGAGTCCCTACAGCGGCGTCGGCCCAAGTTGGGAACCGAGACGACGGCGCGGATGCTCGCGCACCTCGGCGACCCGCAGGCTGGCGTCGATTGCGTGCAGGTGGCCGGGTCGAACGGCAAGGGAAGTACCTCGCGGATGCTGGAACACGCGCTCCGGGCCGCCGGTCTCGACGTGGGCGTGTTCGTCTCGCCCGGTCTCACGGACTTCCGCGAGCAGGTGCAGGTCAACGGTACCTCGGTCCCGAAGGCCCGCGTGGCCGACTTCGTCGAGCGCATCGACCCCTGCTTGGAGCGCCTCGCGGCCGACGACGACATGCCCACCCACTTCGAGGTGCTGACCGCCCTCGCAATCGACCACTTCGGACGCGAAGACGTCGACGTGGCCGTCTTGGAGGTGGGCATCGGCGGCCGCTACGACGCCACCAGCGCCGTCGACCCGGTGGCAAGCGCCGTCACGAGCGTCAGCCTCGAACACACGGACTTGCTGGGCGACACCGTCGAGGAAATCGCCCGCGACAAGGCACAAGTCGCGCCGACAGACGGCCCGCTGGTGACCGGAACGAGCGGGGACGCGCTGGATGCCATCCGAACGGAGACGGATGTCGTTACCGTCGGCCCGGCCGACGCCGACGTGGTCGCCGTCGAGACGGGTATGCGGTGTGAAGTCGAGAGCGAAGTCGCAATCACCGGTCCCGACTGGGCGCTGGAGACGAATCTCCAGTTACTCGGCCAGCATCAGGCCACTAACGCCGGTGTTGCCGCGACGCTGGCCCGACAGGTCGCCGACGTGGACACCCGCGACATCGCGGCGGGCCTCCGACAGGCGACCCTTCCGGGGCGGTTCGAGATACTCGACAGCGACCCGACGACGGTGCTGGACGGGTCGCACAATCCCGGCGCGATGGCGACGCTCGGCACCACGCTGGAGCGCTTCGACTACGAGAACCTCCACGTCGTCTTCGGCGCGATGTCCGATAAGGACCACGCGGGGATGGTCGAACACCTCCCCCCAGTCGCGACGGCGTTCGTCACCGAACCGGGACTGGACCGCGCCGAAGATTCAGAGGTGCTGGCTGCCGCGTTCGAGGGGCACGCCGACGACATCGAGCGAATCGACTCCGTCCCCGAGGCGACCGAGCGAGCGCTTTCGAGGGCCGACGCCGACGACTTCGTGCTCGTCACGGGGTCGTTGTACGCCGTCAGCGAGGCCCGTGACCGCTGGACCCGCCTGCTGGTGCCGAAAGACCACGGCCGCGCACCCAGCGAACGGCGTGCGCTCGACGGGGCGGCCTTCCCCGAGGCGGGCGGCGACGACGTGGACGCGCACGTTCTGACCGGCTACCTCCGGCCCGAACAGGCCGACCGGGTCGCGGCCCGCCTCGACGCCATCGGCGGCGACTGCCACCGGTCCACGACGGGCGCGCCCGGGAAGTTCGTCGCGACTGTCCTGTGCGGGACAGAAGCCCAACTGACCGCGCTCGCCGACGCTATCGAGGCGGACGGCCTCGGTCTGTCACACGTCGCGGGCCGGATACGACGGACGCTCGACGGCCCGCCCGACCCCCTCGACACCGACGGCACGGCCGTGATGGGCATCCTGAACGTCACGCCCGACTCGTTCCACGACGGCGGCGAGTACGACGAGTTCGACGCCGCCCTCGACCGGGCCGAGGAGATGGTCGCGGCCGGTGCGGACGTGATAGACGTGGGCGGCGAGAGCACGCGTCCGGGGGCCGACCCGGTCTCCGTCGAAGACGAAATCGACCGCGTCGTCCCCGTCGTCGAGGCACTCGCTGACCTCGACGTACCGATTTCGGTCGACACACGCAAGGCGGCCGTCGCCGACGCCGCCCTCGACGCCGGGGCCGACATCGTCAACGACGTGTCCGGTCTCTCGGACCCCGAGATGCGCTTCGTCGTGGCCGACCACGACGCCGGACTCGTCCTCATGCACAGCCTCTCGGCCCCCGTCGACCCCGGCCGGACCCGGATCTACGACGACGTTGTCGACGACGTGCTCCGAGAGCTCTCCGAGCAGGTGTTGCTCGCCCAGCGGGCCGGTATCAGCCGCGAGCAAATCCTCGTGGACCCTGGCTGTGGCTTCGGGAAGGACGCCGACGAGTCGTTCGAACTGGTCGACCGCCTCCGCGAGTTCGAGGCGCTGGGCTGTGGCGTGCTGGTCGGCCACTCCCGAAAGTCCATGTTCGCCGATGCGGCCGAGGCGACTGACGACAGACTCCCGCCGACGCTGGCCGTGACGGCGATGGCGGCCGAACGCGGTGCCGACGCCGTCCGGGTCCACGACGTGGCCGAAAATGACGCGGTCGTCAGAACCGTCGCGGCGGCCCGCGACCGCTGAGACAACGATTTCCGTCCGGCCCCCGAAGGTGTGGTATGGACTCGCTTGCACTGCTCCAAATCGGCGGTCTCACCGAGGCGTTCTCACAGGTCGTCGTCGGTGCCGGTGCGGTCGTCCTGTTGCTCATGCTCGTCGCGCTCGGGGCCTTCGCATACAAGAGCCTGCGGGGCGGCGTCGATTGGCCCGACGAACGCGAGGACGAGGAGGACGCCGACGGCGTCAGGCGCGGCGGCAACGACGACGAGTGGGAGTTCTACTGAATTAGCCGCCGGTGACGGCCGCGACGGCGTCGGCGGCGTCGGCCTCAGCAGCCTCCAGACGGTTCCGTGCGTCGCGGACGAACGCTTCGTCGTCGAAGAAATCGAGGTTAACGCGGACGATGGTCGCCGCCGCCGAGACGGCGGCCCGTGCCAGCGACGCCCCGACGACCGCGTCGATTCGGGCGTTCGGCGTCCCTTCCTCGGCGACGACGACCGCGCCCTCGGCCACGCGACCGGCCGCCTCGGCGATTCGGAGCGGTACCTCCGTTGCCGTCCGAAGCGCCGATTGCGCGTTGTCGGCGTCGCTCGACGCTTCGAAGGCCGTCCGCACCTCGTCGACCGCCGCCCCGTCCTCGTCGACGAGTGCGAGCAAGCGTTGGCGCTCCTCGGCCAACGCCTCGTGAGCGGCGGCGAGTCGCGTTGTCGGGTCGCTCGTGTGGATACAGACCATCTCGCAGAGCGCCGCGGCCAGCGCCCCGGTGAGGGCCGTCGCGGCCCCGGCGCTGGGTGCGACCCGCGACGACGCCACTTCCGAGAGGAACCGCTCGACGGACTGCTCGGCGTAGGTCACGCTCGGTCACTCTCGCTCGCTCGTCGGCGCTCGGCGTCGTTGGGCAGGCCGCGACCTGTGGTCGGGCGGTCTGGTTCCGCGTCTCTCATGCGTGTCTCTCCCGGGGGCACGGTGTTAAACGGTTCCCTCAGACCACCGTCGCTACGACCCGGACTGCTCGACGAACCGCGTCTCCCGGAAGTAAATGACGAGGCTCGCACACAGAAAGCAGAAGCCAGCGGCCCGTAACTCACCCACCGTCATGGCGACCAGCGCCGTCCCGATGAGCGCAGTGGCGAGGACGGCTAGCGCAGTCGGAATCAGTTCGGCCATCGGTCGTCCGTGCGATTGTAGCCCACACCAAAGAATCTGTGCATCGCAGCGGCTCAGCCGTTGTACGAGTGGTCGAACTCCCAGTGGTACCGACACCGCTCGCAGGTGGCCCACTGCGGAACGTCGAACTGGTCCGGATGCCGTCGGCCTTGGACCATCCGCGTCCGGCAGACCGGACAGGTCATGTACAGTAGTTCGAGGTCACCGAACTCCTCGGAGTCGTACTCGGCGACACAGCGCGGGCAGTCGATGTCGTCGCGAGCGTTGTGCTGGAAGATTTCGCTGTCGCACCGCCGGCATTTCACCGTCGCTGGCGGCCGCTTCGCCCACCCAGTGTCCCCCTCGTAGGTGGTCGTGGCCGTGTCCATGCTCGACAACCGGAACTTGTTGGGTCCCTCGCCTCGCCTGAGCGGCGCTAAAACCTTCTCGCCCGCCCACTTGAGCTTCCCGATGAAGAATCCGAATCGCCCGGTCACGACCCGAGATACGGGCCGAACCCGGATAAAATACTCGCGCGTCTGTTCGCCAGGCGCACGCGCTCGGCGATAGCTTTTCCGGGGGGCCTGCGCAACACCGTGGCATGGCATCTCTCAGCAGACTGGTCGCCGCGTTGTCCGTCGTCGCCGTCCTTCCGAGCGTGGCCGCGGCACAATCGCTCGACCCCTCGGTAGTCGGGGACGCCTCCGGCCCAGTCCGAGCAGTTGCGTCGTTCGCGCTCGTCCTCGCGTCCGGCGGGGTGGTCCTCCTTCGGTCGGAGGACCGCGTCCACCGGGCCCTCGACGCGCTACTGGCCCGTCCGTCCCGAGCCGTTCCGTACGGCCTGCTGGCCTACGTTCTCGTCCTCGCCGTGGGTCTCTACGGCCTCAGTCAACTGATCAGGGTCGGCGTCGTGTCGACGGTGCTGGGCCGCGCCGCCGCCATCCTGTTGGTCGTCGCCGTCGTGTTCGTGACGGGATTCGGCTTCCTCGTCGTCGGGACGTTGCTCACCGACCTACAGGGTCGCCGTCGACCGCGATATGGTCTCCTGATAGGGGCCGCTCTGAGTGCCGCGTGCTGGGCGGTCCTGCCGCTGCTCGGCGGTGTGGTCGTCTCGGCCGTCGTCGCGTCGTTCGGTATCGGCGGGGCCACGCGGCGCTGGTTCCACGCCGAGCGGA
This window of the Haloarcula marina genome carries:
- a CDS encoding alanyl-tRNA editing protein, whose translation is MTEETPTNRSAAEPYVTEFEATVRSVDDRDVTLDETYFYAEGGGQPADRGTLGGYEVVDVQKRDGVTVHTLDDAPDFAPGDTVAGDVDDEHRTYSMRAHTASHVVYGAGRKLFGGHGYGGFDIGEERVRLDFATEADADEVDALDFQRLANEAVWDDREVEWYEMDIETAEADDDIVFNLGEGANPTETVRIVEIDGWDISACGGTHVARTSEIGPIKVLDVSNPGADLVRVEYAVGPTAIERQVDETRASTRAAETLDTSVEGLPERAEALLTENKDLKAELAELRKELLDARLSTLEAETVTRDGDEWLVGTVENLGPNTVSDHLRDRDPDADVVVLTGRDGSTFVVVGTDGETDANEVIGEVTDEFGGGGGGQPTLAQGGGLGAAPETVVDYLRSD
- the folP gene encoding dihydropteroate synthase encodes the protein MQYHEAADYLESLQRRRPKLGTETTARMLAHLGDPQAGVDCVQVAGSNGKGSTSRMLEHALRAAGLDVGVFVSPGLTDFREQVQVNGTSVPKARVADFVERIDPCLERLAADDDMPTHFEVLTALAIDHFGREDVDVAVLEVGIGGRYDATSAVDPVASAVTSVSLEHTDLLGDTVEEIARDKAQVAPTDGPLVTGTSGDALDAIRTETDVVTVGPADADVVAVETGMRCEVESEVAITGPDWALETNLQLLGQHQATNAGVAATLARQVADVDTRDIAAGLRQATLPGRFEILDSDPTTVLDGSHNPGAMATLGTTLERFDYENLHVVFGAMSDKDHAGMVEHLPPVATAFVTEPGLDRAEDSEVLAAAFEGHADDIERIDSVPEATERALSRADADDFVLVTGSLYAVSEARDRWTRLLVPKDHGRAPSERRALDGAAFPEAGGDDVDAHVLTGYLRPEQADRVAARLDAIGGDCHRSTTGAPGKFVATVLCGTEAQLTALADAIEADGLGLSHVAGRIRRTLDGPPDPLDTDGTAVMGILNVTPDSFHDGGEYDEFDAALDRAEEMVAAGADVIDVGGESTRPGADPVSVEDEIDRVVPVVEALADLDVPISVDTRKAAVADAALDAGADIVNDVSGLSDPEMRFVVADHDAGLVLMHSLSAPVDPGRTRIYDDVVDDVLRELSEQVLLAQRAGISREQILVDPGCGFGKDADESFELVDRLREFEALGCGVLVGHSRKSMFADAAEATDDRLPPTLAVTAMAAERGADAVRVHDVAENDAVVRTVAAARDR
- a CDS encoding cyclodeaminase/cyclohydrolase family protein codes for the protein MTYAEQSVERFLSEVASSRVAPSAGAATALTGALAAALCEMVCIHTSDPTTRLAAAHEALAEERQRLLALVDEDGAAVDEVRTAFEASSDADNAQSALRTATEVPLRIAEAAGRVAEGAVVVAEEGTPNARIDAVVGASLARAAVSAAATIVRVNLDFFDDEAFVRDARNRLEAAEADAADAVAAVTGG